The stretch of DNA CTGTTTGCTCCTGCAGCTGGTGGTTTCTTAGTATCCTTTATTTGGTATGTAGTGCAAATTTTGTGGCAGGGATGGCACTGTGACCATGATCGAAGGCAAAGGTAAACCACTCACCCAGGAAATCAGTGAATCAGGGAAGTACGCACCATTGATGTTATTTGACTGCAGGGGCTATGAACCTGTAGATTTTGTATTCGGTGATGGATGGAAAGTTGAATCGGTGAGtatcctttttaattttatgctatGTTTCCAGTTTTTTTATGACATATCTTTGGTCTCTTTTGATTGTTCATTGTTGCTTCTGACATATAAGCTTAGGAGTTTGTATTGTAGATATAGTTCATATACCCACTCTTTtctattgaaacaaaaattattggCTTAATGGCATCATGTGTCTGATCTCTTCTGATAATTCAGTGTTACTGATATACATTACTGATAATTCATTGAAACACATCATCATGTGCTTCCTTTGTTTTGCTTTGATGCTTACTGTTAGtgattcaatttattttgttcacTGGTATCAATACTGGAAACGATGTctataatgtttttttctaaGAGCTTAAAACTGGGATGAATTTGATGTGATGTGATTAATTTCAAATCTTCTTTTCCCCAGTCTTCAAAAATTAAACCTATAGTTGTATCATTTATGGGAAAGTGACAGGTTCAGAATGAATAGTTTCGATCATCACAATTTACAAGATACAGCCTCTTGaataaaatttcattcaaaattgtACAGTTCTAGATTTTCCTGGTGCAAAAAACTGTAATTTAACCCGATAGCCATATTTTTAACAGGTCCTATAAATTTTGGTAATATCATAATTTTCTGCATGTTAGTTATATTATTGACAAATACAACTTGAATTTTGAAGCTTGAGGGAACCAAATTTGAGAATGTTGACTTGTCAAGTGGAGAATATGCTGACTATGACGAGAAGGGAGAATGCCCAGTCATGATATCCAATGTTCGAGCTACTTTTGAAGTGACAAAGTAGAAAACTGGTTTGCTGTGTAAACATTttcttgatgtataaattcactGTTCTGTTCCAGATGAGCTTTTGAGCACTGGTTTGCATCTTAATCAGGCAAGAAATTGTGGAATCTTCTAACATTACATGTGATTGATGGAGTTTACTTTTCATTGTGATCACTGGACATGACACCAATACACCACgctaaatattaatatttaaatttcattattaatatttttatttattttattttattttcagtttttccCTATGGTAACAAGTCTGAACAAAACaaatttgacatttttctttATGATATTAGTGTATGCCTATTTATAAGGAAATTGTTTAAGGGTTAGAAGTCAcgatatcattttaattaaatatttaactgATGTGCCAACTTCAGATAAAAGGGGGTATTAATGGGTTCTTTCTTTCAGCACTCCCATAATTTGTTTCTACACGtgtgaaaaaatttaaattgtttgtatataaaaaatattgtgcaATCTGGAAATATATGtgtattatataatttgaaaatgcatgatggattttattatcaaaaaatGTATTCGCACTATgtaatctaaaatttaaaaatgtataattgattttagaatttataatgTATTACAGAATATACTCTTGGATttggaaatatatttttaattgtctaATTTTTCATGTACTTTGATAAACGTATTTTGAATCTGAAATTTTTTATGAATcgtgtaatttataatttgttatcaAAATTGTATAATCTGAAAATGTTTGtgtaatctataaatatatcttaaattGTATAAATGTTTGTGTTAATTTGACTTTTTTCTTACATATGGAGGTGAAAAAATAAGTATAGAGGTGGTAAAAGATATGTTCTGATATTAGTTGCAATCGATGATGCAATTTAAACCCATATTTGGATTTCAAGGAAAAGGACTCCTGGGCTACGCTAATGACTACGACTGCGATAGAATGCTtaaatttaacgaaatttaaaatttaatcaagcttttatagaattaaaatataagtaaaaatttatcaaaatgtaAAAGCAATGAGGTT from Vigna unguiculata cultivar IT97K-499-35 chromosome 8, ASM411807v1, whole genome shotgun sequence encodes:
- the LOC114195261 gene encoding CXXC motif containing zinc binding protein, whose product is MVNFTLMITAELENLTNLQPQGGCDDPNFPYLFKLKCGRCGELSQKETCVVLNDTVPLPVGKATTHLIQKCKFCGRDGTVTMIEGKGKPLTQEISESGKYAPLMLFDCRGYEPVDFVFGDGWKVESLEGTKFENVDLSSGEYADYDEKGECPVMISNVRATFEVTK